The stretch of DNA CAATACCACGTGCCCCAACTGCCCAAGAAAAATCATGAATTTCACTGCCAAAGACGTGACCTTTATAACTAGTAAGGATTATGTGTATAGACCTTTGTTTTCATTAGATATACACTAAAGACATCAAAAAATgaccaaaaaaggaaaaatcatATGGTATGTAATTGAATAAACGTGTGCAAAGTGGTTAAGTGATTATAGATATGCTGAACAAAGCTACTCCAAGCTGAATGGTTCCGCTGATTGATCTTATTTCTGAATCAACCATCAAGACAATGGTGTGAATTAGAAAAACCAGACATGCACTCCCAAGGAGCAATACAGTGGTATGAATGTTTTTGTTGCAATGCACCCATGCATCCAATCCGATGTTAATGAATTGACATTTGTTACCAGGGTTGAGGAAGAACACAAAGAAAAGTATGGACAGCTGAGCATTTCAATAATCCATCATTTATACCTTTAATATATTGTGTAAACCAAAATAGCTGATCATAGTCGCCATAATTGATAGAATCCACGGGAACCATGTAGGTAGCCAATTGTGAATAaggggaacatatcaggtgcaaaccaacctcttcgtgcaaactatggaaacttcaatctgggccatcagatcaacatccaagggaagAGGCGCggagaggtgggaggggggatttgcaaaagtgtgattacccaatccaagggtgggtccagattgtaaaattactcaATCCCTCGTACCCCTTGGATGTTAATCTCatggcccagattgaagtttccatagtttgcacggagaggttggtttgcacctgatacgttCCCGTGAATAAGACCTCAACTGAGGAAGACATATGCATAAACCATGCTGTGCAAACAAATAACATGCAAAAACTTATATGATTATTCTGTTACCCTTTCTGAGAAAAAGAGGGGCATTTTCTAATATGCTGGTTTTGTTGGTCCTCCTAGTCTTCTAGATACTAGAAATGGTACTCACATCTTGAAACATTCCTGAAATCATGCTAAGAGATAGAAGGGAAAAACTTGGACGTAGAATCTATCAAACCCCGCAGGATGGTTAATAACTACAAAAGGAAGTTAGCTATATAGACGTATGATTACCAGAAGAGCATGCCAAAAGTACGAGAAAACACTTACTGTTGTGGAGATATTTTGGTCTAGAAGTTAAAGGTAGCCAATTGAAAAAAATGCAATGATGTTAATGGCAAGCTTATTCGTCCACAAATCATATCTTCCAAAAAGGAAAACTTATCCCTACAGTTATGCTAGGTGCACCACATGAAGTTATTGCATTTAATCAAAAAGTCTTTTCCTATGAGAAAATACAGGGCCTTTATAGGAAGAGGCGCATCACATATCGATGTAACGTAGTTTACACAAGATAGTTGGAAGCATAGGTTGTGTTAAAATCCTGAATTTTGTTATGCTTGAAATAAAGAATTGATCCCTAATCATGTGATAAACACTGTTAGTGAATATTCAGCAAAACATTAAGACAGTGTTCCATTTAATATGTACAATTGCAGGATCAGGATCATAAACGCAAAGAAATTAACAAGATCACTAAGGCAATTAAGACATTAAGGGTCATACAGTAATAACATCTACTGTTCTACCACTTCGTTTACAATAGGAATCAGGGATTTCTCAAGAAGGGGTTTCAACTGAACAACAACCTCTATGGGGGTATAAACTCGCTTTCTCACTGGAAGCATAATCCAAGCATCgagttctctctctttttttgagaaaaagaaaCTTAATAAGAGTCTGAACAGTGAACAAACATAGACCACTGTTTCTGCATGACATTGAACTTATTGTGGTTCTGAAGTCTGAACAGTGAACAAGCATAGGCCACTGTTTCTGTATGACATTGGAAGGTCAATAGCCACTACATCAAAGGTACACTTAAAAATTGGATATGAATATTTAAATGTACTATTGCTTCTTCACCATTTCCTGCTCTATCCGTGTTTCTAAAGACTTTCATAAGTTTGATGTTATTTTAGGATAGACAAATGTCATAGCATTTTACCACAATTTCACTAAATTTGGGTACTTCCTTCCTTCCACTATGGTTAAGAAGAAAACAGTAGATTAACTGTAAAAATTCAGAACAAATAAGTTGGACTTATATGCGAGAATAAATAGTTCTAAACAGATTCCGCTTTGAAAACTATAGCCACTATCGCTAGCAGTGTTTGACTATGCAAATACCTCCAGGTTGATTTGTGCTCAATTCTTGCTGCTGGGCGCGCCTCCATCTTGCGATCCACTGCCCTGAGAGTTGCTGCCACTGCCCCCATTGTTCCCATCCTGCTGTGATGTTTGCCCTCCCAATCCACTGAACGGCCACGGCAGCGACACATTGAACCTCCTCTCAACCACCCTAGcattctcctccctctcctccatcCCTTCCTCAGCAGCAGTAGAGCTCCCAGATGCAACCGCAGCAATTCCAACAGGCGGCTGCGGATTAGAGGCCTTCCGCCCCTCATAATCTGGATCATCAGTGGGGAGCTCAAAACGACAGATAGGGCACGAGTTGTGAAGCTCCAGCCAGGGCATGATGCAGTTGGCGTGGTAGATGTGCTTGCAGGGCATCTGCTTAGCCACCTCCCCAGGAGAGAAATCATCCTTGCACACGGCACATTCagcgccctccgccgcggcaACCATTGTGTGAGTCACGACAACGTCGGGGAGAGCGGAGAGAGCCGACTTGGCGGCTGGCGGTGTGCCATAGCGGTTAGGGTCGTTCTCGGCGAGCTGCTCGATGAGTTGCTCAAGGCCCGGGCCAATGAAGTAGTCCCCGAAGCTTGCCCCGCCGACGCGCCCGTGGCCCGGGCCGAGGCTGAGGCTGGCGTCGTCGAGGAGGACCTGGATGTTGGCCCCTCCCTCCATGAGGTTATGGAGGTAATTCTGGAAGAACATGACCGGGTCGAAGGGCTCGGGCTCGTTCTCGGGGGTCgccgtgccggcggcggagcgcacgccgccgccgaacctGCCGGACTGCTCGCCGAGCCCGAGGAAGGTGTTGAGGATGGCGGAGATGTCGTTGGGCTGGGACGGGGAggtcgcggcggaggaggacgaggacgacagGGAAGGGGacccgccggagccggcggctggggcgggggcggcgctggcggcggggaCCGTGGTGGAggcgaaggggaaggggaaggggagcgGGATGAAGGTGGGGGCCGGGACGGTGACCTCCTCGAGGAAGTCGCCGCGGCAGTCGGGGCAGGAgagctccccggcggcggcggcggaggccgcgatgAGGACGGTGCGGTTGCATTGGTAGCAGAAGTACTgcttgcgcgcggcggcggcgaagtaggcggcggctggagtggacatggcggcgcccggcgatctcgcggcgcggcggcggggatcgggattttttttctttttcctctctctgGAATTTAAGTCATCGATTTTCCAGTGCGGCGTTTTGTGGGGAGCGATTTCCTCCGGATTTTATACTTATTTATTATACGAAGCGTCGGAGCACGGGATCAGGGGGTCAGGGGAGGAGGCGGTCGCGGTGTTGGGTTCGGTCTTCGGTGAGGCCGGATAGGATCACCGCCCGGTCGCGGTATTTCACTCGGGGTAGAACACGGCAGTCGCCGTTTGGACTTTGGACCCAAACCGTCTCTTTttttatgatgatgatgatgatataaACTCTTTGTGATCAGAACGTACTGGAACTGTATATAGTAGAACTCGTTGACAAAATAACAGCGCAGTATAATTTCTCTTATCATTGGGTGATTATACATGGGGAGTGAAAAATGTATGTTATGTAACAAAAGCGACTTTTTCTATCAATAAACTCCTGTACGGTATTTCACTTAGGGTAGAACACGGCAGTCGCGGTTTGGACTTTGGACCCAAACCGTCTCCTTTTTTTTATATGACGATGATAATGATGATATAAACTCTTGTGATCAGAACGTATTGGAACTGTTCTCTTTCGGTGCAGCGTAGTAGAACTCGTCGACAAAATAATAACACCGTATAACCTCTGTTATCACTGGGTGATTATACACGGGGAGTGAAAAAAAAGGTATGTTATGAATTTTAGAATTGAATGGATTTCCAACAAATGGAGGAGGTACGAAGAATAACCTCCAACTAGAGATACAAATGTGATGAGACATAGACTATTTGATGGCATTGGGAACCGAATGGACGAGAGGTGGTAtatccacaaaaaaaaaactagcctCTTTTAGCAGCGGAGATATTGAAGGTTACCATTTGCGGAAGTTGTGTCATAGACAACTTTATATTTTTGATTCAACGGATTATGCGTTGTTGTTTAATCTTGAGGGGTGTAGCTTTTATGTATATCTTGTAATAGCTTCTTAATTCTTATGTACATTAGCAGGTATGCCTGAACTTGACATCCATGCAATATGTTGGATACCTTATCAAAATAatggttaaaaataaaaatcttCATTTCAAATATAATATAAAAAATGAACAAGAGGTACAAGTACAATGTTTCTTATATAGAGATGTAAATGTAAATTATTGCACCTTAGGGATACCACCAACTCTTTTAGTTCAACtaattaaatattttttaaaatacaatGCTCTGAAGAGCACTTACTCTTGTCCTTATTCTTGCTCTTCAATGTTTGTTAATATGAATAGAAACATGAAAGGGATGTTGACTACGTGCGGCGCAGGGGCAAAGCTACAGCTAGGTGTCGGGGTCTGCCAACCTCGATAATTATTTGCAAAATCAGTGGTAAATCACTATTTCACATTGTTCCACAATGAAGTCGACCCCGGCATGCAATGAAGCTGACCCGATGGCGTTCTCGGCTGGCTTCGCCTCTGGCGGCACACACATGCGTTCACACTAGATGAACAAACATCCAAAGGTGCGACTGCATGCGCTACACGTGTTTATTGATGACGCTGACAGAAAAAAACATGTTGCAGGGTCAATTGAACATTGACGAGATTGCAAACCACCGGGACTCACTTTGCTGGATTATGAAATGCCTAAGTAGAAAGCTGGACACAATGTTAATACTTAGTAATCACCACTTATGGTGTTGGACAAACATCAAGGATCAGGTGGACAATAGTGGCAGATACACCCTGAAGTTGCTAGATCTTTGTATCCAGATGGATGGGGTATGTTCGTATGTGTAGGTGCACcgatcactactacaaaaagggATTAACCAAGATGCTTGGACAACGCCTCGAAGGCGGCAAGCTGGCACATGTTAATAAATATTTGTTGTGTATACGGAAGACAGGACATGTTAATAAATCATGGTTAATGAAAACATTTGTTGATTTCAAAACTTATTATCGTCCCAAAAGAATAACAGGAGGAAAAGGGAATCAAAATAATTTAGTTAGGAAGTaattgaaaagaaaaacataaaaaatatgTCTAGAGAAGGGAAACATAAAAAATGTTCAGCAAGTCATCTATTTGAACAGAATAAACAAAAAGTGAAAGAAAACAACAAAATGTTTACTTAGTCCAtttgaaaagagaaaaaagactAAAAAAAAAGTTGCCCCCATGCAGGATCGAACTACAGACCTTCAGTTTACAAGACTGACGCTCTACCACTGAGCTATAGGGGCAATCCCATTGTGCGTcagtttaaaatttatttatttgaaGGCTGCCACCAGGGTACTAGGCCAAGGCCACAGTATTGTCTGCCGCCCGCGGCTCCTTCTCACTCCTCCCTCCGCCTTCacagccgccgcctctcctcccCTGGCGCCGCCGTGACAAGCCTAGCTAGCGAAGCGCGAGAGCCATGGCGACCCCCGGACGGATCGAACTGGACAAGCTCAGCGTGGAGCAGCTCAAGGGGCTCAAGGAGCAGACGGATCTGGAGGTCAACCTCCTCCACGACAGCCTCAACAAGATCCGCACAGCCATCACCCGCCTCGacagcgcctccgccgcgctgcaGGACCTATCCCTCCGCCCCCACGGTGCGTATCCTCTCGCCGCCTCCTTCCCCGCGTCGCGCGCTCCGTTTCCTCGCCCTTCCGGCGTGGATTGGTGGCTAACCCTTTCCTTCATGCAGGGAAGAAGATGCTTGTGCCGCTCACGGCGTCCCTCTACGTGCCCGGCTCGCTCGACGACGCCGAGAAGGTCCTCGTCGACGTCGGCACTGGTTACTTCATCGAGGTAACCTCGCTTGCTGCAATTGTTTGACAGATCAGTTCAGCTTGCTAGCATGTGTTTTATACTTTAGGGATTTGAACCATTAAAGCTTATTTAGTTGGACCGAAAACATTTGGGTTCAACATGGGTGGGGTGCATTCTGATATCCTCATATCCACGATGGCTGGTTATTTGGCACCACATCGTCATGTTGAACCTGAATATTGATAAATGCATAAGGAAAAAGGTTAGTTGCAGTATCGCGCAATGCGTTTCTCTCAGCCTTTCTGATGGGGAATCTACGACTAATAGCCTTGTAGGCATTTACTGATGAATCGTGATTCATTTTTTGCCTTACTAGTGGAAGAATGTTTCGATTTGCTCCAGCATAAATGTACAATGCATGCTTGTaggaaattttattttaaacCTATTTCAACCAACTGAAGTAATGCTCCATGAATGATATAGGGATTTGAACACTATGTGTACTCAAATGCTCCATGTTTGCTGTGCAGAAAACCATGGCTCAAGGGAAAGAATACTGTGAAAGGAAAATtaatttgttgaagtcaaatttAGATGAACTGGCTGAGGTATGTAGTATGCTTGCTTGACTGCTCTGCTCTTGTATATATTGCTATTTCTTTCCACCTTAAGGAGCAAATGCTTTTTTTTCGTGTTCCCTGCATGGGTTACTCATTACTGATAAACAATACTAATTGTATGGACATCCACAAGACTAATTTGGACGAATAATTATAGTTTCATTGCTATAAAATAATTTTGACATGAGATTCGGAGAAATTCTGTATTCTTAAAGTTTCTAGCTACCTCGCATACATCCTATATATTCTCTGATTTGTTGCTGTGACTTTTCTTGACATACCCATAGTATGATGGGTTATCTAAGAACCAGTATTTTCACCAAGCTTGATAGCTAATTGGAATTTCAGTGCCTAACACAACTGGCCATTCTTGTGTAATTTGTATTGTATAAACAACTAATCATTCTTATGTGTTAAAAATATTATGTTGTTATGTACTTTAGTACCTAGTTAGGTCAATTATGAGTCATAATGCATGAAATGTATTCAACCATGGTTCAAAATTGCATATAAACTTGAAGTCGGTACAAGTTGATGTTGAAGGCTTTTCTGCCACTCCATGAGCCACAAATTTAGGCAATTTCATCTTGTGCATTCAGAACTTAACTAGTTTCTGGCAGTATGGTTCTTGTGTCTTGCTAAGCGAATTTGTGACAAGAGATAAATAGATTATGACTGGATTGTTTTCTGAAACAGTAGCTGGATGAGTCATCTTCTTATTGTACAGTCATCTTTTTGTCTTATTACAAATACATTTTACTCAACTGTTAGGTCCCCATTCGTTGAACTTATCATCTGTCCATGAGACAGGATTGTACCACAAAGCTCAGTGCGGTGTGTGTGATATAATTTGAGTTAATGAGGCATTGCTTATAGCTGATATTAAGAAGTTGGAGATACTTTTGGTGTAGGTGGCTACGAAAAAGAAAGCCATAGCAGATCAGATGACTCTGCTGCTACATACCAAGCTGAGGCAAGGATCGCCTGGCCCAAGTTCATGAAGGCTCTGGATGTGTTTTGCCCCCGGATGAACGGATGGTTTAGTTTGTAGCATTAGGGAAGCACAGGGAAATGATAGTTGCCTGTCATGTGTGCAAGACTACGGGTCACAGATAATTTGCTGAACCAACCTGCCCCATGAAACATCATCGAGTTATTTTGATGTTGGTTCTGAACAAGCGTTGAGTAATTTTGAAGCTACTGTTGAACTTGCTGTGTAGATTGTTTTTTTGTTCTCTCACACAATGAAGCCAACGCGTATGGCCATCACTGTTATGTTTGTTGCACCTCAATGGTTAATTTGGTTTTTGTTGTTGCCCTGCAAATAATCTGTAGTTATGTGAAATTTACTTAATGGCCTGAGATGATTTTAAAGTGACGTTGTGCACAAGAGTGCTCCTTTTCGTGTTTTGCTATCTGATGCCAGAGAGCAATAAAGTCCAGCCGCGCCAGAGAGCTGCAGGTTTCCTTCGTTTTCTTTTTAAACGGCAACATCAAACATGTCGGATAGTTACGCGACATCCAACCAAACTTGTCTTCCATGTGATCAAACTGAGAATTGGTAAAATTCTGGTCGGCTGTGCTAGACGTATCCAACATGTGATGTCAAAATCACAGAAGGAAACTAACCCTCAGAGACAACATGATCCATTTCTAACAGCCCTTTCCAATACCAGCGAACGTGCCCTCAGGTACAATTCATATCTAACACAGCCTTCCTATGCTTACAGCACTAAGCTGGCCTCTCCCACAGTGGTCAAAAGGGAGCCCTGAAGCGGGCTTCTCACGCTTCCAGAAACCTACAATGGAAGTGGAGAACCGAAGGTGCAACAGGATAACTGTCATCTGGTTACGAAATGAACAATTGAGCGTGCAGTTATCTAGGCTTCCCACCTCTGAAGGAAGAGTCAGGCGGAGCACATATACATATTATGGCGATCTTCTCCTGCAGGCTCTCATCTGCGGCCTGTAAGTAGGGTGTGAATTGAACTGCCAGCAGCTGCCCGTTTCTTTGACTGAAATTCCAAGTTATCACGAGGTTAAAGTATGCACACGACAAGCTTATGGAGTACGCATAAGGTATAGGCATGCACCTTTGCGTTGTTGAAGAGGTCCTCCGCAATGGCTTCCATTTGTTTCCGCTGCTTCTCCTCACGCATGAAATCAGTCATTGTGCCCCCATCATTTTCAGATTCTCtgcagaaaggaaaaaaaactaattagacTTTCATGCCTAATAACCTTCAAAACTCAATGGAAGTCTTTCTGGCTCTTGCCTGTATGGATCTCGTGCAAATGGAACAAGGTCCTTGAAGCTGTTTCCTGACACTGTTTCCCTCTGAAGTAAAAGGTCAGAGGCCCAGAAGTAAACATGCACACATTCAGTTGTTTATGCCAAAGAGGACTACATGAGAAAATGTTACATTTGCATGATATATACCTTTCTAAAGCGTTTGAAGTTAACACCTCCGACTTCAGTTGATGCAGCAGCAGCTGACCGCGGGGGTCTTTTGACAACCAGATCCTGACTAAATATTACATCACAAGCCCCATCCCTGCTGACGTCCAAATTCTCATCCTTTGGCACGTTGCTTATAACACGAACATCCTCATCTCTAGCTTTGGATCTATATACTGCTGTTTTCTCTATGACCTTAACATCATCCTTCGTAGGTTTCGAAGCTTCAACTTTCGGTGGGTCATTTGGTTGAATAACATTAGCCTTTGTTCCACTGACAGTTACAGCAACTTCATTGGTTATATTTGTGTTTTCCTTTTCATCATCAGAGATATTCTCAATGCGATTTTGAGACTTGTTAGCAGCACCACTAGGATTAGAAGTTGCGGTCTCCATTTCAACATCAGAATCCTCCACAATAGTTTCATCCGTCGAATTTGAGGATGTAACAATGACTGTCAGAAACAAGATTAAGAAAACATTTGAATTTATAATCTTGATATGATGCAGGGAAAGGCATCAGAGATGCTAGTGTGAAGGTAAAGAAAAAGTGAATAGCAGTGAGTGGATTTGTTCTATAAATACTTACAAGCAGGTGGTTCAATAGCAGTTGCTTCCAAGCGGCCAGACAACATAGCAGCAAATAGCTTAACATCACTGATCTTTGACAATGGAAATAGCCCACGTATCTTACTGAACTCTAAAGGATATCTTGCAGGAACCACAAGAATTTGTTGATCAGTATCTGCAGCTACTGAGTCCTGTCAATGATAAGGTAGAAATTGGTTGTGGCACCAAAGGCAATGCAGCAATCAACTAGAATAACTTAAGCAAAATTCAGCTGGCATAGACCGACAGGGAAAACTTTAATTTTTGCTACAAGCCTGTTGGAGAAAACTGATTACACATCTCATATATTTTCTAAAGACAACAACCATAACATGGTTCACCAGCACTTACCTGGCTGTTT from Panicum virgatum strain AP13 chromosome 9K, P.virgatum_v5, whole genome shotgun sequence encodes:
- the LOC120650697 gene encoding probable prefoldin subunit 5, with translation MATPGRIELDKLSVEQLKGLKEQTDLEVNLLHDSLNKIRTAITRLDSASAALQDLSLRPHGKKMLVPLTASLYVPGSLDDAEKVLVDVGTGYFIEKTMAQGKEYCERKINLLKSNLDELAEVATKKKAIADQMTLLLHTKLRQGSPGPSS
- the LOC120650696 gene encoding nijmegen breakage syndrome 1 protein-like, whose protein sequence is MVWALTPVDTVRGTQKYYIFAAGTYKVGRKDCDVIVQADTSISRVHAEIAIEKMVAWDPHSGAPASPSYVRVVDRSKYGTFVNKVHGTQGSRLHKDEDVMLTDGDTVTFGTGNATFRLSFVPIVAFFHGKKSARIDPSLHAVMTSIGAYATRKWSDECTHVLADESCSLTPELLDAVTRKKQIVLGEWFKAMAEKNIHTEIPSCTQYIPNLTLDGTVIKMVEINLIQNCLAGYAFILGPPDKYQFGEKLHGLLEATGAKYLHIDEFCANSQDSVAADTDQQILVVPARYPLEFSKIRGLFPLSKISDVKLFAAMLSGRLEATAIEPPAFIVTSSNSTDETIVEDSDVEMETATSNPSGAANKSQNRIENISDDEKENTNITNEVAVTVSGTKANVIQPNDPPKVEASKPTKDDVKVIEKTAVYRSKARDEDVRVISNVPKDENLDVSRDGACDVIFSQDLVVKRPPRSAAAASTEVGGVNFKRFRKRETVSGNSFKDLVPFARDPYRESENDGGTMTDFMREEKQRKQMEAIAEDLFNNAKSKKRAAAGSSIHTLLTGRR
- the LOC120650695 gene encoding E3 ubiquitin-protein ligase RING1-like; the protein is MSTPAAAYFAAAARKQYFCYQCNRTVLIAASAAAAGELSCPDCRGDFLEEVTVPAPTFIPLPFPFPFASTTVPAASAAPAPAAGSGGSPSLSSSSSSAATSPSQPNDISAILNTFLGLGEQSGRFGGGVRSAAGTATPENEPEPFDPVMFFQNYLHNLMEGGANIQVLLDDASLSLGPGHGRVGGASFGDYFIGPGLEQLIEQLAENDPNRYGTPPAAKSALSALPDVVVTHTMVAAAEGAECAVCKDDFSPGEVAKQMPCKHIYHANCIMPWLELHNSCPICRFELPTDDPDYEGRKASNPQPPVGIAAVASGSSTAAEEGMEEREENARVVERRFNVSLPWPFSGLGGQTSQQDGNNGGSGSNSQGSGSQDGGAPSSKN